GGCACCGGAATTCCTCCAGAGGTGCTCAAGCGAATATTTGAACCATTCTTTACCACAAAGGACATTGGCAAAGGTACCGGGTTGGGGCTGGCAACTGTTTATGGGTTTGTAAACGGTTCAGGTGGATTTATTGAGGTTTCTTCTCGACCTGAATATGGAACCACATTCCATATTTACCTGCCCAGTGCCGATCAAGAAACACTCATCGGGATTGATTATGATCCACTCTTGCCCAACTTTGAGGTTGGTACCCAGACGGTGCTGGTAGTTGATGATGAGCCCGCCGTTCGCAAAATGGTGAAAGAACTACTCCATCAAAATGGTTTTCATCTGCTGGAAGCTGGTTCCGGTGAGGAAGCCCTGGCCCTGGAACGCTCCTACAAAGGCACGATTGATTTGATTTTAAGTGATTTACTGATGCCCAAAATGAATGGGTATGAGCTGGTTGCCCGGTTTTTGACCCGACGGCCAACGGCACGGGCACTGTTGATGACCGGAGATGGCTCCCGGATTACTGCGGAGAACGAGCATACCCTGTTGCCCTTGCTGGCCAAGCCCTTTACCGAAGACCAGCTCCTGGCAGCGGTCCGGCGCTCACTGACAGGCAAACACATTCGAATGACTTAAAGTTTGCCCAAAATATCGCCGCCTTAAACCTGGGGGCGATTCAGAAAACATCGTCATCAAGAGAATGGTTGAACAGGTTGAAACACATTTTAGGCTATCTAATCGCTCCTCCCAGTAAATTTATCGCAAGGCGACTCAATAGTTGATGAAAATTGGAATTTACAACCGCTACATCAATGCTCTCGGTGGAGGAGAAAAACGTACCCTGGCTCTGGCTGAACATTTGAGCCATCGGCATACCGTTTCGCTCATTGTTCCTTATTGCCTCGACAAGCCGTTTTTGGAAGGCTACTTCAACATTGATCTGGGGCGGGTTCGGGTGGTCGTGTTGGACTCAAATTCCAGGTCAGGGCTACCCCACCGGGGAAGCGTTGAAGCTATTTATTTCAATCAAATCAAAGCCATGGAACTCGATCTGCTGATTAATAATTCACACCAAAGCCACCTGATGTGTCCCGCAAGCCGGGGGATTTATATGTGTATGTTCCCGCATCAAGTCTGGGGAAGTCCATTGGAATGGAAAACGCCGTTCACACTCCTTGATTCACTGTCCATTCGATGGAAAAGCCTGATGTCTGGCCAAACCCTCAAAGCGGTCAATTCTTATGATGTCGTAACCGCAAATTCACAATTTACTGGACACTGGATCAAGCGGCGCTGGAAACGCCAGTCTGAAGTCGTTTATTCCGTCTGCGAACGGATGGCGGAAGACGTTGATTTCTCACAAAAGAAGCCTGTTATTCTCAATGTCGGGCGGTTTATTGGAGATCCTTGGAAATTTCATCACAAACGCCAGGATGTCTTGCTGGAAGCATTCAAACGGTTCCACCTTGCACAGTGCCAGGGCTGGGAACTCCATTTTGCCGGAAGCA
Above is a genomic segment from Acidobacteriota bacterium containing:
- a CDS encoding glycosyltransferase, whose product is MKIGIYNRYINALGGGEKRTLALAEHLSHRHTVSLIVPYCLDKPFLEGYFNIDLGRVRVVVLDSNSRSGLPHRGSVEAIYFNQIKAMELDLLINNSHQSHLMCPASRGIYMCMFPHQVWGSPLEWKTPFTLLDSLSIRWKSLMSGQTLKAVNSYDVVTANSQFTGHWIKRRWKRQSEVVYSVCERMAEDVDFSQKKPVILNVGRFIGDPWKFHHKRQDVLLEAFKRFHLAQCQGWELHFAGSRPNDAAGHEFLETLIASANGFPVQFHPGIPFEALRQLYRTASIYWHATGYGCSAEAYPERQEHFGVTTVEAMSAGLVPVVINSGGQRESVRHQGNGFLWNDLDEMIELTQSLILDRELRERLGVQAATDSKQFCREAFLERMDRILERLTT